The nucleotide window ttttatagagcCATTCCTTCACAACATGTATACACCTTACCAATTCTCGGACATTCTTATGAAAGACTACTATAATTTCATTCAGGCATGCACCTCTCAACCTTGTCATCTTGCcttagaaaatatttaaattatgattGATTAGAAAGGGAGGGAATGAGAAAGAGATATTCTGTTATACCTAATTTTTGGGAGGGGAGACTAATAATATATGTGTTATTAATCGTGGATAATAGcagtttatttaaattttgcaaTGCAACAATCTTATAGCACCACTATTTAACAATAGAttgttctctcaaaaaaaaaaaaaatagattgtaCTAAATTGAATATCGTAGAACCATAGTAATTTGTTTACATTATACTATGTTATAGTGCCGCTAATTTACAATagtagataatatttttttggcttattagatcgtttggtcccttatttaatttattgttttcattttggttccacaattaataaaaatggcgTTTTAGTCCCTCATCTTTTCTTCCGTTTACCAAATAAATCCAACAGTTAAGTTTAACCCCAAATGATGTCTATGGTGGACAAACATTaagagtggtccaccatagatcctattaattattttaatttcaaccgtttgatttttcttaaaaacgaTAACCATTGGATTAGGCAGGTCTATTTTATCTTACGATGTACCACCAACATCtaattttttgtccttttcttcatcttcttcctcactcttgttcatcacattcatcaacACTATCATTATCTTCATCATTTTACCCAGAAAAATCCAGAAAcatcaaccaacaacaacaacttcatcacCGACACCATCAATTCTTCACATCACTaccataaattattttcatatctGAATTTTTCcagcaaacattttttttttaacagcatATGGCAAGAAACTACAAACAGGGACCAAAACTGGCACAAACCAAAGGTGTAGGGATCCCctccaaaacagaaaaataaaactgacagcACAAGAAGCATATCAGAAGAAAATAAACACCCAAATCCCAGCCAAAGGCAGCACAGGCCTAGATTAAAACAGAAGCTGACCGAAGCCTTACAACACCAAAGAACAACCACACAAACTGTCTCAAAAAACAGCTCTACCATATGATGTGAGGAATCAAGAACGAAATCAATGGTTTCAGAATGGCTTGAgatgaaacaacaacaaacaaacaaatttccACAACTTCACAAATCTCAacctctttcttcttcactacaAATTCATTCAACAAGAAAGAAACATGTTGGATCTGGATCCCCTGTTTACCTCTGCCGTTCTTGAATTTGGTACCTACAAAGGTTGCTAGAAAAAGGGAGAAATTGAATTTAGGGTTTCAACGTAGGATTTGGTGCtgtgttgttataatattagaTTTAGTAGATTTTGTTTCTAGTTGTTTGGTTATGCTATTGTGTTCTTATTTTGAGATTGGGTAGGATTAATATTGTATGATGTATAGCTCTTCAatctaattaatataatttctcATTTTCCCCAAATTTTCTCTTCTCCTAATGTCTGCCTCTATCATTTTTGAATAGCTAAATATTTTTGTGGACAttaattttctaatttaattttagttacTGGTTAAATGATtgaaatgattaagatgatgataGTGTTGATGAATGTGttgtgtgttgtgttgtgttgatgAAGGCACATAACATGACATGGAAGAAGATGCTcgtggagaagaagaagaagtggaAACAAATTGGgatttttaatttgacattAGGGGTATTTTAGGTATTTCATATCTTTAGCAATATTTTGTGAGGATCTAACGGTCCCTTTTATGATAAATAGATCGAatggttaaaattaacaaaattaataaggtctacaATGGACTACTTTTAAGGTTAATCCACCATCTACATTTGAAGTTAAAATTAACGGTcgggatttatttggcaaacggaggaaaaggtgagggactaaaacgccatttttattaattgtgggaccaaaatgaaaacaagaaattaaataagggaccAAACGATCTAATAAGcctatttttttatagttttgatTGAGGCattctttttaatataatgtTAAATATTAGAAGTgtggaaaaaaagtaaaatttttcCCTTGAAATATCATCCTCAtcaaacataatatatatatatatatatatatatatatattcttatttgattttaatttaaatttctttGCATGTATGTAACAGAATTTATACGAACTAGGAGCAAGGAAGATTGGTGTAACAACGTTACCACCAATAGGTTGTTTGCCTGTAATCATCACTATGTTTGGATATCATACAAACAAGTgtgtaaaagaaataaataatatagcTTTGGATTTCAATAAGAAACTCAACGTCACTACAGAGAACTTGGTAAAAATGCTACCTGGGGTCAAACTGGTCATCCTTGACATTTACCAACCTCTCTATGAACTTATTATCAAACCTTCTGATTATGGTACAAATCCAATTGCTCTAAACCTATTAGTCTATCTTATTTATTGCTTATGAAAACCAtagtttgttaatttgtttatttctaTGTGTGGAATTAATACACGCAGGATTTTTTGAAGCAAGGAAGGCTTGTTGTGAGTCAGGCTTGCTAGAGGTTGCTAAATTATGCAATGTAATGAGCATAGGAACATGTGTAGATGCCTCAAAATATGTATTCTAGGATAGTTTTCATCCCACAGAGGCTACAAATAAGTTTTTAATGGATCGTTTGATTCCTGCTGCGACCTCCCTTATATATTCTAATCAGAAAGTTCCGTAGTCAAATAATactttacttttaattaatttagtctGATATGattcaaatattttgtttcaattttttttatagaaatatttgtatttagCAATAGCAAAGTCTCTCCATTAGAGAATTTTCTTTTCTACAATTATCTACGTTTTAAAATAGTATTGATTCTTATGTTAGTTATGCAATTTTCGTCTTTCTTATTTATGCTCAATAAATTGAATCATCCTTAAGTTTTTTGGTTAAGTTATTAATAACTTTagctaaatatataaaattatagaaataaCATTTGACTGAAAAATCttgagaaaacaaaaatatttggttGAAAAACTTATGAATTTTGTACTAATTTTGTTGTGaattaataaaactaattaaaatgaagaatttaaaaaatataataacaaagATATGATCCTAACTTTAACAAGGATGTCTAGTTACCTTGAATTATATGCTATCTTAAATATCCTAAGTAGTTCAATACCAAACATCTAAAATATAGAAATCAAAGACAGAACTAATTTATTActctaaacaaaaaataagaagattgaaaataaacataaatttgCATTGACAATGACCTCTAGCTAACACCTTGTCATAGcaattttttgtttatcatTTAACTAGTAAAAGACTTGTACTTTCGCATGACCCGTTGAGTTTTATATGCTTATTACATGGAAACAAGTTTTTTATctcaatatgataaaattttgaaaattcataagtattttaaaaatgaagcTCCTTCAAGTGGACGGTGAGATTGCATCCCTCAGATTAGTTAGCTATTGGATTGGATatcgaatttaaaaaaaaaatactatcaaTGTATCTTTTACTAAGCTAACTTGTACGgagttttaaaaaacaatttagtaaactatacatatatttatagatggcatttcacatgggaaaggatTATCCTTTTTCATAATGGAAAAGTTGGATTGAATGATACATGGGAAAGGTTATTCCTATTTTTCCACTACCATCACCTTTTTGCTATCCACCACGTCGATCTACGAAGTATCTATGCGTAAGagatactcattcaaatttgaatttttctttctttcattgtttCTCAGAGAACTAAATTTTGAAGTTGAAACGAATTGAAGAAGCAAGCATTAAGGTAACATCAACAAACACTATTCACAATTTcttatgtttatattttcgttttCCAATTTTCTAACTGTCACCGCaatgcttttgtttttgttacagGACCAACAACCAGAGGCCCCTAAAGAAGATGGCATCAAAGCAAATGGAAGCGATTCAGAAGAAATTAGGAATTCTAAATTATccaaggtcaaatgcatctgcTCAGTCCCTTTTATTTGCTGGCATGGAGCGCTATGCCCTTCTCGAGTGGCTATTCTTTCGGTAGGTATCTTCCTTTCTTTCTCTGTTAAGTTAAAATCCTTTCTGATTTAGATTGATGCACATTTCTTAACTTTTTCAGAGTTAAAGTTAAGCATGTGAAAATCGGGGCAGagtatgaagcacggacactcctcggattaggcgtgtctcaGTGTCGGACAcatgtcgtgtccgacaccgtcacttgtaattacactaaattatgtgattttttcaaattattagctgtgtcggcgtgtcagtgtccgtgtccgtatcaGTGCTTCATAGGGGCAGACAAACAGTTGAAAAtttggaattattttattttattttattttgcacttgcttggttgtttaaataaccctaatttcttgttcttctagCTCCACGTCTATAGCTTCAAAGAGATTGTTACTGATTTTCCCGCGTCTATAGCTTCaaagatatttttattgattttcctTTCGCGTTTTCGTACCAGTCATTAATCCAATCTTTCTGTTTGGAATTTCTTTGTTCGAGTCTTCTTGCAGTAGCATTATTAAAACTTCTGTGATGTATTATTGATTTCGATGTTAAGACCTAATGATCTTTGGTGTTTGTACTTACAACAGGTTATTAGGTGATAAGTCACCTTTTTCTCAACAAAACTTACAAGGGGATGCCCTTGACCGTGACGAGGAGACAGCTCGAATTCAATGTAAGAATTCTCTTTGTCCTTGTttcgaaaattaaaatatggcTGGTTGATACCTTAACATCCAAGCTTTATTTGTGACTGagtttcttctttttcctcAATTCTGCATTTGTACATggtaatagaataaaataaagtgtGTGCTGTTAAGTTTCTTGTATCAAGCTGCTGAAAATCAACCATCTTTGAATGATGTAACATTTATTTTGTGTATACAGCAAAATATGTTGCTTATGTCTTTCTCATGCATAGTTGGCAATCTGCTATAATGTGTTTATTTACAGAAGGTCAAATTTTcttttagggtatgtttggatggGAGGGGAGGGCTTACATTTCTTGTTTAAATTGCGGACCCtataaaatgttgttgaaaatgaattaagCGTGATTTAAGTACtttatgatcatttatcatgatgttatttcaatttttttctttttttgaaatttcaaatatatttcaaaCTATAGACTTAGGCACTTAGCCCTCCCAAGCAGACCCTTATTCTTTTATTCCCCCTGATCTGGCAAAATAATCAGtttctttttccatttctttaAGTAGCCGCGTTTGAGTGACTTTTCACTTACGAGTTGCTTTCTGTCTACTTTGCTTTTCTCATACAGAGAATGTTATGTTTAGTGGCTACCTACTTTTAAACAGATTTCCCCCTGTTGCACCTTTTGTTTGCGTCTTCCGTTTATTAACATTGCTATTTATGACTTAAAACATGCAGATTTGGCAGAAATGGCTAAGTTTCTGGGCATTACAACGACCGTAGATACCGATGCAATTCAAGTTAGTCATCTAATTACTgttattactttattttatcaaattagtAGCTATAACTATGACAAGCCTACGCGACTAACCACCAAATACATGTTTAGAGAATACTTTGAATTCCTTTATATCTCTTTCTTATATGATGCTTTTGCATTTTTGAATTGTTCTGATATTTTATGTTTCCAATTCCATATTCCTTTCTCAGTTTATTCTTTCTTAAATAATCAATTGAAAATGTATTcgtacacatttttttaatgaattgccTTCAAGTGGGTAAACAGTATATGCATGTGTAACAGGGACATGGAAGCTATGAGGACCGCACTGAAATGCTTCGTCTAATTGTAGATCTAGTGGAGGCAACCATATATGCTGATAATCCAGAATGGAGGTTGTCCCTGATCTAAATgatgatttgtttttctttctataattaTGGTAATGCAGAGATGGTATTGACATaaatttggtttgtatttttgtttctatAGTGTTGATGAGCAGGTAGCCAAGGACATTCACTTGATAGATTCCATTGCAGAAAAACAGGCACAAATATTTTCTGAAGAATGTAAATTGTTTCCCGCAGATGTTCAGATTCAGTCCATATATCCCTTGTAAGAGTTTGATGCTTTCCCTTTCTTCTGCTTATGAATTTCTACCTATCCATTCTGTGATTTCTATTAAGGaacacatttttatttcattaatttaCCACTGTACCATCTGATATAGGGTCTAGCATGGGTATCACTTTAGTGCTTCAATAAGGGTCTGCCAAACATCTAGTAGAATGACATAATGTACTTCATCTTCCACCTCTGGATCACCTTGACTGATCATCATACTGTTTTTGATTGATCCTTACGTCATTTCTGTTACTGGTTTGGCTCTGTCACATGGAAACTGAAATTGATAGAAATTGACACTTGTTTGTTTCTGTTATAAGTGACATGCTGAGAAGCTTCATATGTACTCACAAACGTTCACATAACACATTGAACATCTGAAAATTTAAAGATTGATGTCATCATCTGTAtcatttatttggttttgagGTTATTTTGTTTCCTTGTCTTAAGTTGTACACAAAAAACTTCTGCTCACCTCTAGATTTAACTTTTCAATCTCATTCAATCAATGTATACAAAAGGATTGTGGGGTGAGGTAGCTCAACCCAGGGACTAAAGGAGTTGAGGAGTCAAGGTCCAGGGTTCAAGTCCTGGCAAGGAGTAAAGCACTGTCATACTAACAtttgccattcaaaaaatatatatgtacaaaaggatttaaatttaaaagataTTATATGTTAATGATTTTCCGTTGCATGGATTAGAACCTTCTCTAATATGTTGTCGTAACATTCTGTTTGTTTAATCACAACTCTTTTCAGGCCAGAGGTTGCTGAGTTGGAGTCAAAGCTTACTGAACaatcaaaaatattattgaatctTCAACAAAAAGTTGATGACTTGGCATCGAAGGTTTACTGAAATCTCAATCTGATTCTTGTGTTCTAGTAGCCATGTGATATCTTTGTGAACTGCTGGAAATTGATCTCAactaatatttgtcatttaaaaaaaaataaaaactttctaCTAGTAAACACGACACTATATTTGGTTTCCCTCTGTTTGCCGATCCAGTGCAGATTCATCTTGTGTCTAGTAGTCGGGCATTTTCTATTGAGACCTAATATTTAGTAAGAATTATGGTGTAGATTTAGGCAGCAGGACTGATCAATCTACCTAGAAAAGTTAGTACTCAATTTGAGTATTGTAGTGAATATTagtcatttaaatttaataattcatCTCATCAGTGTGCTAATAAAATTGTTTGTATGGTTAGCACTAGTTAGACATTGGTTGGATTAGTTTGCTAAGTCATCTATTAGTTCATTTGCATATTATTAAATACatgaaacaaattgaaaatgaagTTGCATTTTTGTGGTTAATTTTCATTTCTCATTGCCATGTTTCTCAATAttgtgtattattttttcaCCTGTTTCttaatctctaattttaacattttttatttttaaattaagtgACTTTGTTGTCATCATGTTTCTGAGCCATGTTGCACCATTTTAATATAGCTGCTGTCTTGTTTTATTTGTAGCATGCTTATAATCCAGATGAGGAGTACACTGAGGTGGAATCTCAACTGCGGGCACATTTGGAATCTTTCCTAGAAACAGCTAGAACATTCAACATGATTTACACCAAGGTTTGACCAAGTTTTGCTCTAATGTGTTCTGCAAACCCTATTATCTGATTTAATCAACCCTATTCAAACAAAGATTTAGCGTATTATAAGTGATTAAACAAGGATGGCAATGATGAACTATCGCGATCAGTATATGCTTATTTgtgaaattttgttttcaattagtTAGAGCCTATATGCTTCTATATGTACGTTGATGACTGTCCAAACATTATGAGCGCTGCCTAGGCCATATCTCTTGTTGATGTAGGACTTCTCAAAATACCCCTCTTGCCGAGGGTTGGGCGTTTGAAATGTGGACTAATTGTGATGAAATAAAAAGGATCTCAACACTTCTCTTTGTGTCCAGGACTAGATATCTAGATTGTAGATAAAAGTGGGGGAAAAAGATTTTTGGCCCAAAACAGACTTAGGATAAACTTCGGTACCATATTAGAATTCTGGCTTCAAGCATAACTCAATCCTACAAAACTGACTTGTATGGTGGGTGAGGATAAGGATTGCTTGAGCCTCGTGAGTTCTACTTAGGAAGATCTCTAGGCGATGTGAGACTTCTCAAGACACCTTAACCACTCAGGACTAGACATTTGAAGCGCAGACTAAGACCAAGGCTGATGAAATATAAGGAATTTCAACAAAAGGTACCAAAACCCTTGCGAAGAAATAAAGGAGGGTCGCAGAAGACTATTGACTATGCTAATTTTAATAACCAAATTTCTCTTAACTTAGCTATGGTATAATGCACCATTTGTCTAGCATTGCCTTATATAATTCACTATTGAAGGACTCTCCAAACAGTGACTGAAAGTGCAAAACATGTGATCTTTGAGTGGTTTTCAATCTTGACAATTCATGTGGGAGTGCATGGACGTTATTAGCTTCACTCGTTATACGACAATTCTTTCACTTGATATGCCACCCCCATCACCCCTACACACACGCACAATATTTGGGGAAGCTTATaaaagattgttgttgtgtaGGAAATACGTCCATGGACACATATGATGGAGGTTCCACAACTACATGGGTTTGGACCAGCTGCCAATCGGTTATTGGAGGCATACAAAATGCTTCTAAAGGTAATCTTTCCTATGCTTTGCAAAAACATTATTCTTAAAACCTATGATACTGTctgaatttttagaattttaaaatcaaGAAGTGATGCTTCAAATAATTCTAAATTTGTCTATCAGAAGTTTATTGCAGAAATATTATCCACAAATATGGAGAACCTTTTATTACTTCAAGCTAATCGTCCTtgcatgattttattttttatacatttgCACTTCTATTTGTCTTCAATTTTGCTGCTCACGATTAATGTATTCTTTTGCATTAGTTCATTGTTCCCATCCTCTATTCCTTCTCGATTTTATAG belongs to Medicago truncatula cultivar Jemalong A17 chromosome 6, MtrunA17r5.0-ANR, whole genome shotgun sequence and includes:
- the LOC25496472 gene encoding AUGMIN subunit 7, encoding MASKQMEAIQKKLGILNYPRSNASAQSLLFAGMERYALLEWLFFRLLGDKSPFSQQNLQGDALDRDEETARIQYLAEMAKFLGITTTVDTDAIQGHGSYEDRTEMLRLIVDLVEATIYADNPEWSVDEQVAKDIHLIDSIAEKQAQIFSEECKLFPADVQIQSIYPLPEVAELESKLTEQSKILLNLQQKVDDLASKHAYNPDEEYTEVESQLRAHLESFLETARTFNMIYTKEIRPWTHMMEVPQLHGFGPAANRLLEAYKMLLKFLGNLQNLRDSHAALAFGSSETSGGPSSVSRIISECESEMTVINRDLGILSASIAREHGEKMSI